In Festucalex cinctus isolate MCC-2025b chromosome 17, RoL_Fcin_1.0, whole genome shotgun sequence, the genomic stretch GTGGCGGCCGTGGAAACGTACAGAGGTCAGGACAACGGCTTTGTGGTGGAGGTGAAGCCGACTGCGCAGCGGTGTTTCGACGacgaggtggaggaggagggagccTGCGGGGGGAGCAGAGTTTGGCGGACCAAAGCGCTGCTCCATACTAATGAGCGCGTGACCACGGTGGAGCAACGCGCCGCGCCCGACGGTCCGTGTGAGGACGCGCTGCTGCCGAGTTGCACCGTCAACTCGGACTACCAGCTCTGCAGCGTACCGACCAAAGCCGGTGCGGGACTACCGCAAAGAGAGGAAGGCTCGTCCCGATCGCGAACCCTGCCGGACAGGGCCTCCAAGGTGACAGGGCCCATCGCGTGGAACTCCCTCACGCAAGTGGAGTGCCTGGATAGTCTGTCGGCACGGCACAAGCGAAAGAAAAGCCTGCAGCTCAACGGTCTGCAGAGCGAGACATTGCCGCGTGCCGGCCGAGGCTGCGCCGCGCGGGTGCAATGTCACACCGCCGACAAGCCCCTGCAGCGGACGCCGGCGGCTGACCAGGAGGCCTGTAAGCAAATAGTGCCTATGAATCAGGATGGGGATGTTAAAGCACAGCTTCAAGCCATGGAAAACCTCATCAGCTCCAGCCAGGAGACCATCAAGGTGCTGCTGGGGGTGATACAAGAACTGGAGAAGGGGGAGGCCCACAGAGAAGGGTAAGTGGCTCCACCATAAATTTTGCATTTTGGGATCATTCAGATTACAATCCCGTTGAATGAATTAAGAGTAGATATTTCATAATGGTACTTCCTAGCGGCAGAATGGAGTGACTAAAACTGACCTGTACTGAAAACTTTTGAGTTTGGGATTGCGCTGTGAGAAATAGCCCAAAAGGTTGAGTGTTTTGGAGTGgagtttttatgtatttgtaaAGAGACGACTAGACAGAAACAAATGCCAAAAGAGCATGATCGTGTAATTCATCCAAGCAACAGAAAAGTCAAATAATTACCCATTGTCAGTCTGAATTTCCACCACATACGTTTGAATCAAGGTATTCGTCGACATGTAAATTAAAGCTAGTCTTCCTTCCAAGCAATCACGACTTAACGGCTTTTTCCAGGAGTGTGATGTCATGGTCAAAGGGTCTCCAGTGTGTGCCGACAGACCTCAGAAAAACCCATTTACTGTCCAGTGGTGACCAAGCTTATAAAAGAACGTAGATAGCATCAAGGCTGCTGGAAAATAGAGGATTGTTTATCAGAAACGTGGCCAACAAAATGGCCAATTTGACGAAAGAATTGCGAGGGCTCGGGCAATCAGATGCTTCTAGGTTTGGACTGGCGTACAATCGTTCAACTCAGGGACCTGTtaatttttgtgagagaaaaacgGGTAAATACCATTTAATCCCACAATCGATCTCCCCGCGCAAAACCTTTAGCATTTAGCAATGTCTCCGCTGTTAAGATTTCCTGCaagctgagcaaaaaaaaaaaaaaacaggtcacaAGACATTTGCTCCAGACTACTTGCACAAATGCCAACTGCTAAGCAGTTAGAAATGCCCGCAGGCTACAGGTGAGCTGTGTGTATAATTACATCTGATAGAAAACTGACTGGACAGAAGTTATGTAATGTACGCGCTCCCTAAATCTTGTACTCTTTTGAAATTTGCTATCAGTGAAGACAAGACCAACTCAATAAAACACAGATCCCCAAGGCTTTCCTGTCTAATAACAAGGTCCGTGTATATGCTTTGACACCCAACCGTACGCTGACCTTTAAAGGTGAAAAAATCAGGGTACTAAATATACAGCTAATGGCACCTTTGCTTTCAGTCTCCCACAGAGAAGGCCTGCTAAACACAGGCCTTATTTTGTCTTATTAGCTTAGTGCGAGACAGGGTGAAATGGGCATTTCCTCAGATTTTAATGATTCCTGatctaataataaataaataaataaataaaagaggctTGACTTTACATACTACATAGTTCTCCGAACTGCCAGTAAGGGTGGAATAATGTgcctttttccccccaaatacaACCAGGAGATTTCAATAAAATGATTGGTTCAGCAAAAATAACCCAAGGATCAAGAATTAGTTACCATGACGACTTTAGAGCATGAATCCATAGTGACGCACAGCTTTTCAGGTCCAGTGATGACGCATTTATACACAAGTCAAAACGTAGAGTCATTCGGGACATCCGGTAAACTTTTTCTCCAACAACGccacaaaagagccattttccaAATTAATCACGTCCACATTGTTCTACTTCATTCTACTTTCATTCAAACCACTGCAACctaactctttcactgccaacCTTTTTCAAAGCAGTTCCACAAATTGTCAAGCATTTTCGTGCATTCTGACTAATCTTTCAAAACTTAGAGCATTGTGTTGTGTGACAATTTAGAAAGAGTAGATTCTCTTTTTTTCAACAGAacaataaggcttttttaaaaagctttttcTGTTCTTTGATAATCAGCAGTACAATACGAGTTGTTTCATCAAAAACACCAGTTTCTGACCAAAAAGcggagaaaatgaaatgaaaatgtcaagCAGAACAATGTTGACGCAAATATTTTGGCTAAATTATTTCTTTACAAATTTACAATTAAGACACCCGCTGTGAGTGACACTGACTCTGCATCGCTCGCATTATCCCTCAGtggctttgttgtttacattcactCCATGAACTGTCATCTTTTCTCACGACCGTGAAATACATTCTATGATCATCGACGACACATACTGTTCTTATACCTTTATGATTAAGTATGCTGTATGTAAGGCAGGGATGCTTCTTCCCtgccttcacttttttttgtcaatgttaaCACTTGAGTAACATTCATAGATTTGTCAGGCTGCAGTGGCTATGCTCGTGACTGCTACCACGTAACATTACAGTATATAGTTTCGTTTATCAGAAACTAGCCTGTGCAGCCAATAACACTTCAGCtctgtttaacttttttttttttcttggctctGAAATTATGGTTCTGCCAAGTTCGAATGTGGATCTTCGCCCAAGTAGCTGCCAACGACTACATAAATAATGCCATATAAATAAACTTTGTTGTGTCACTTCACAGGCAGGCACTTGCAGAGACCCAAATATGTTTATACACgcaattaaaaagtcacttttccAAAATATGTCGCCTTTAATTAATGCTCAAAAATATTGTCCTGTATCACCTGCGCTCGTCCCAACCGCAACGTCATTAATAACCACGCTGGCATCCACACCTCCGATATATCTGTCAGAGCATATGGCGGGAAAGGCATTAGATAAGGAGCAGGGAATTTACGataggtgtttatttatttttattttttttgactggcGCAGCACCTTGGCGAGAGAAGACATGATGAGCTAAATGTGAATGCTAACACATCCATCGAACGTGgtaataaagcagcaaaagatGATGGGGGTCATCAAACAGCAATGTCGAATATTCCATTTAAGAGTTTTGAGATATCGACTCCCACCCCCACTCCCTCACCCACGCGCACTCACACAAAAACAGAGGTAAACCCCTTCTGCAGTGCTCAAGACGGAATATTACATCTGCTCTGAGTGAAACATCCCATTAAACCCACATAAAACGGTAGCTATCTTTGTGGCTGGGTACTAGTGTAGGGAGCAATAGAAGCGCTTTGTTGCCTTAGGAAGAAATGAGCCTGCAGTGTACTCAAAGGGGTGCAATCGcatcaaaaaaaattctttacgaGGCCTAAAACATAAGAAAAGTGGACTTGGGAATTGTGTACTGGAGTCTTGGGCTGGAATAGCAGTTCACAGATGCCAGAAGATTGGCTGTCAGTCTCCATGCAATACAGACGTGAAGCACTTGACAAAAACGATTCTTCAGTAGACGCTCACACATTCACTTGCTCAAAAAGCTGAACGTTGCAATCAGGGGCCCTCGTATCCCTTTTTCATGGCAATCCTCCAAATGAGCAAACTTTAGAGaggagaggcaaaaaaaaaaaaaaaaaaacttggcaaTTTAGTGTCACCAATCTGTCTAGGATACTTGCTTCAAGGTGAAGCTTGTTTGAACATATTCCCTGGTAGGCGTTGGTCAACATATTTGCCAAAAGTAGCTGTCTCAACAACAAAGTGAAGACTTTCTGTTCAATTTCGAGCCCTAATAAGTATTACTTATTACTCCTTGCTTCTTCCCTCACTCCCACTTTGGTCCTTGGCATAACTTTTCacatgtttacatttcaaaAATTGTTGAGCTTGCGGACTTCTCCGAGGCTAAAAAAAGAAAGGCAATTCATTCGTTGGAAAAATAATTTGATTCCAAGAGGGCCTTTGCACTGCCTGCTCGGGCtccatatatataaatatccaTATTTTACTTGAATGACTTGAAGTAAAAAGGGCTACTTCTTTAACAATCTCAAGTCAGCATTACCCATGGCCATATTTTATCCTCAAGGGCTGCTCGCTGATTGAATAAACCGAGTTGGATGGAGGACACCCAAGATGGAACGTAATGGGATATTGATACGAGCAAATACCAGTTTGGAAGCTCaatgaagaaaatgaaatgtaGAGGGGGAATGATGGGCCAAATGGCAGACGCCCACGACAAAAAGTGGCCAGTTACATTTGTGACATCTGCTTTTGGATGTGTtgagtgattgattgattgatcctGGAGATGGAATTGCTACTGGATACTTTGGTGACTAGGTTAATCCTTTCGGAAAAGATTTCAAGCAAAACAAActgatataaaaaacaaaaagaaagacaacaaaataaatattgtattgCATATGTTGTTCAATGTTGTGAAGTCCTGTTTCCAAGAGCCAGTGTTGAATTGTCCAGATGTCCAGACCCCAAATTTAACATCAGATAGGAAATGACATCTTGCTCTGGAGAGTCAATGAGATTGACTCAACAGCACCTTTGCTGGCTGGAGCCAAGTAGAGCACTCACATTTTCCTTCAATACCGAATCAATTCCAGACAATCGAAAGAGTTGTTTACGCTCAATTGATCCCTCTAGAATTGAAACGAAAAAATTGAATTGTGCAAACATAAAGTCAAAGTAGTAAAATAGCAAATGGGGCTTTGGTAAACTGTAGCCTGACATTTAAGCCCCATCTAATAaagaacaataataaaaagatgAACTGACAGTGTAGAAAAATAATTAGCTTCTGTGCCCTTGTGAGTCGGCTGTAATTGTGAGCTAATGTTTTCAATCGGGTGGTCAGGCTTTGATTAAGCTACCTCTTAGCGCAGCACGCCGAGTCACCTCCACTCCCAATCGGTGAAGCGTGGCTAATGCCCGACGACTCTCGCTTGCCGGACGCTCAGCGGGGTGGCGTGACTTCTCGCTAACGAGCGGGAGACGGACACCGGCGAAAAAAGCGGGAGAGGCTTAACAAGGCCTGTAATTATTACACATTCGCCACTCTCATCTTCCGCCCTCCCTCCCCTGCAGGCTCTCCTATCGCACCGGACAGGACACAGCCAACTGCGACACATGCCGGAACAGCGCATGCATTATTTACAGGTCAGTGGCGCAATCCCTTCAAAAGACACAAATGAGACATCGTTCCTCCTTGGGGGGAGAACGAGCAGGTGTGGAAGTGACAGGATCTTGGCGGGGAAGCGAAGGAGGCAGCATGGAACATTAAGATAGGGTTAGGGTACGGGGCTATGTTTAGGGTTAGGTTTTGGGGGTTGGCATTGAGGTTAATGTTAGGTTTCATGCCGTTAGGGAGAGACTTTATAGATTcttgacattaactcattctaacccaaaaactaaaaaatattttttaatactttgtcctgcactccccaaaacgtttttttttttatatttctttttatgctagagcatacagaaggctttgatacagcttctgaaatgaagaggcggcttaaagaaatggtagttacgaCCAGCAGGTGAGAGTATgatatcagccagggccatgttgcaacaaattctttttgccagtgctttcaccaggaatgtgaatatcgatgaaacttagctatattctaatgctaattgctgcaaaatggaaacagataccaATAAACTTTTTATTCCTTATCAAAGAAGAGAGTCTaaccttttttttggtaggttctatgtttttatagcaatagaagtcaatagtctgtgggcctttcaaaatcaagtcaaaattcagtaaaacagccggaagcaaaaggggttgcttcggtgaaaatggttgggagtgaatgagtttattgGTATCCTGGTATTATCTCCATCTGGACCAACACCACCCTGTCTGGAGAAGATCTGTTGATGGTGTTCTCTCAAACTTTTACCTGACAAGTAATAAAAATGTCCAAGTGAGATTTTGATAAGGGATTGAAGAGACACAGTCTGGCCATCCGTACTGAGTTTTGCAACATACTGGGTGAAAGTTTGACGGCAAAtagcaaggggaaaaaaattgggaGGATTAAAGAGCGCAGGGACTGAGAGGCAATCGATGAAGCTACTTTTAGTGGTTTCAGCTGTTTTACTCTGTCAGCTTTTTGCCTCTAAACAGTCATTtcaatcttttatttttctctcttttgcaATAAGCCTAAGCCTCTAACTGAACGGACCAATCTGTGTGAAGAAAACAATGAAGGCTTGAACAGAAGGAGGTCGGAATAAGGTGTTGTTCAAGTGACATCAATTGGGGATAGGTTTAGGAGCTAGGATTTGTTGTTGCCGTTAAAGAGCCAGTGGAAGGGATATGTTTTAGGGAAGgggtagggaaccctggtcctcaaGAGCCACTCTCCTGCCTGCTTTCCATATCTCCCTCCACAAACACAGCTGATTTgatgaacaggatcgttatcaggcttctacgGCGCTTGCTAATGAGATGATAATATGAATtagctgtgtttgaggagggagacatggaaaacaggcgggCCAGTGGCTCTCAGggaccagggttccctacccCTGGTTTAGGGGCTAGGGTGAGCAGGAAGTTTTAGTAACTTGAGTTAGGGAGTGGTGATAGAGGCCAGGCTTTGGGGTTGAGTAAAACAGGTTCAGGTTTAGGATAACATTAGGAGATAGGGTTTGGGATTTGGTTTGTGGGCCAGAGTTTGGGATTAACGGTAACACTTACGTGCCAGAGCTAAATCTTAACATTTGGGCCAGGAGTTACAGGTTACCTTGAAGAGCTAGGGCAAGAGGTTGGCACTGGGTGCTACAGCGacactttttttccactgaGAACAAAAAGGCTTGAAGTGAAATGTGAGACTTGCGTGTGTCAAGTCGCGTGTGCTAAAATCACGTATGTCCCCAGAGGTGCACAAAGTCTGCAAGGGTTGGTGCGGCAATGCAACAAGAGCCGGATAACAGCGCTGATGTTAAAGACGCAGaacgggggggtggggggtttggaAGCGGGGGGGGTACACGTGATGACTTTGGACAAGTTAGTGACACGGAAACTTGCGAGGTGTTATGAAATGAGTCAGTACAGTGTTTCATGTTGAATCCGTGCGATTCAGGCCCGGGGAAGTAACGTCCAGGCTCCCTCCGGTGCGCTTACTCTTCATCTCTGCTGTGTCTGCTTGAGTAAAGACAGACTGTGACTCTCTGGAGAACATTGCTAACCTTTACTGTGGGCACAAATTACAATTCCTCTTACAAACTTGAACAACTCAATATTGAGTGTTCTTTTTGATATTCTTGGACGATAAGAATGTACCAATTGATTTGTGAGTGTGCCGCTTTTATGTGAAAGCCTTATACAGGTTGGTCAAAGAAGCAGAGTAATGCACAATTCAATATCACAAGATTTTGCCAACAATGGCCGTGACTGATATGACTGGGCAGTAGTAAACCTAAAAATAGACTTTTCGAGTACAATAGCAAGCTGATAGGACCAGGTATATATATGTCAATCAGAACGACGCAATGTATTTTTACTATTATTGGAGTAAATTTTACCTTAACTGGAATAAATTGTATCACACCGCACTAAATCATCCTCTTTCAAAATTGTAATGAATCATATTGCAAGTGGCTTGCAATGCATCATAACTGAATGGACAATCATTCCACATAAATCGCAACCGGACTGATTTGTAATGTAACAATGCATCATAATGGAACTCAATCACATCGTGAATAAGGAGTTagggtttattattatatacaatTTACATTGTATCATAATTGCAGTGAATCATTTAATATCGTGATTGGACTTAATCGTGGTGGCTCATAATGCATcgtaattgtgtatttttaactaCTGAAATGTTCATTAATGTACGCCGTCCCCTATTGAacaaataatcaatcaatcatcatGTTAAAAACACGATTTTTATGGAACGTG encodes the following:
- the insyn2a gene encoding inhibitory synaptic factor 2A isoform X1, which produces MTPYPSPRLLGTMVSKEGGRCMLTNSESDSEAAAVSLPSASLALQVKYSLDTSRQVRKRNKALQVRFKDICEAQNEQREAELAKDGNPLSYKAAYRKYMTVPARRSIPNVTRSTGVQTSPDLKKRYQTFPFERKKGHTFKHVAAVETYRGQDNGFVVEVKPTAQRCFDDEVEEEGACGGSRVWRTKALLHTNERVTTVEQRAAPDGPCEDALLPSCTVNSDYQLCSVPTKAGAGLPQREEGSSRSRTLPDRASKVTGPIAWNSLTQVECLDSLSARHKRKKSLQLNGLQSETLPRAGRGCAARVQCHTADKPLQRTPAADQEACKQIVPMNQDGDVKAQLQAMENLISSSQETIKVLLGVIQELEKGEAHREGLSYRTGQDTANCDTCRNSACIIYSVELDFKQQEDKLQPLMKRLCPSDDTPFPALPYPHEAFTSTPKRKSKAESKKHARWRLWFM
- the insyn2a gene encoding inhibitory synaptic factor 2A isoform X2 encodes the protein MVSKEGGRCMLTNSESDSEAAAVSLPSASLALQVKYSLDTSRQVRKRNKALQVRFKDICEAQNEQREAELAKDGNPLSYKAAYRKYMTVPARRSIPNVTRSTGVQTSPDLKKRYQTFPFERKKGHTFKHVAAVETYRGQDNGFVVEVKPTAQRCFDDEVEEEGACGGSRVWRTKALLHTNERVTTVEQRAAPDGPCEDALLPSCTVNSDYQLCSVPTKAGAGLPQREEGSSRSRTLPDRASKVTGPIAWNSLTQVECLDSLSARHKRKKSLQLNGLQSETLPRAGRGCAARVQCHTADKPLQRTPAADQEACKQIVPMNQDGDVKAQLQAMENLISSSQETIKVLLGVIQELEKGEAHREGLSYRTGQDTANCDTCRNSACIIYSVELDFKQQEDKLQPLMKRLCPSDDTPFPALPYPHEAFTSTPKRKSKAESKKHARWRLWFM
- the insyn2a gene encoding inhibitory synaptic factor 2A isoform X3, with amino-acid sequence MVSKEGGRCMLTNSESDSEAAAVSLPSASLALQVKYSLDTSRQVRKRNKALQVRFKDICEAQNEQREAELAKDGNPLSYKAAYRKYMTVPARRSIPNVTRSTGVQTSPDLKKRYQTFPFERKKGHTFKHVAAVETYRGQDNGFVVEVKPTAQRCFDDEVEEEGACGGSRVWRTKALLHTNERVTTVEQRAAPDGPCEDALLPSCTVNSDYQLCSVPTKAGAGLPQREEGSSRSRTLPDRASKVTGPIAWNSLTQVECLDSLSARHKRKKSLQLNGLQSETLPRAGRGCAARVQCHTADKPLQRTPAADQEACKQIVPMNQDGDVKAQLQAMENLISSSQETIKVLLGVIQELEKGEAHREGVELDFKQQEDKLQPLMKRLCPSDDTPFPALPYPHEAFTSTPKRKSKAESKKHARWRLWFM